The Actinomadura sp. WMMB 499 genome includes a window with the following:
- a CDS encoding CoA transferase subunit A has protein sequence MSKVTTIEEIVGSLESGMTIGIGGWGSRRKPMALVRAICRSPLTDLTIVTYGGPDVGLLCAAGKVRRLVTAFVTMDSIPLEPHFRQARQTGAIELTEYDEGMFMFGLYAAAHRLPFLPTPVGLGSDVLKINPELRTVRSPYEDGTELVAVPALAMDAALVHMNRADARGNAQYLGPDPYMDDLFAKAADRTYVSCERLVDTADFAKEGPPQSLLISRSQVAGVVETPNGAHFTDCAPDHGRDEAFQKLYAKAAGDPDGWAAFRDRFLSGDETAYQDAVRAWREEK, from the coding sequence ATGAGCAAGGTGACCACGATCGAGGAGATCGTCGGGTCGCTGGAGAGCGGCATGACGATCGGCATCGGCGGCTGGGGGTCGCGGCGCAAGCCGATGGCGCTCGTCCGCGCGATCTGCCGCTCGCCGCTCACCGACCTGACCATCGTCACCTACGGCGGCCCGGACGTGGGGCTGCTGTGCGCCGCCGGGAAGGTGCGGCGGCTCGTCACCGCGTTCGTCACCATGGACTCGATCCCCCTCGAGCCGCACTTCCGGCAGGCGCGGCAGACCGGCGCGATCGAGCTGACCGAGTACGACGAGGGCATGTTCATGTTCGGCCTGTACGCGGCAGCCCACCGGCTGCCGTTCCTGCCCACGCCCGTCGGCCTCGGCTCCGACGTCCTGAAGATCAACCCCGAGCTGCGGACGGTCCGCTCGCCCTACGAGGACGGCACCGAACTGGTCGCCGTCCCCGCACTGGCGATGGACGCCGCGCTCGTCCACATGAACCGCGCCGACGCCCGCGGCAACGCCCAGTACCTCGGCCCCGACCCGTACATGGACGACCTGTTCGCCAAGGCCGCCGACCGGACGTACGTGTCGTGCGAGCGGCTCGTCGACACCGCCGACTTCGCCAAGGAGGGCCCGCCGCAGTCGCTGCTGATCAGCCGGTCGCAGGTGGCCGGGGTGGTGGAGACGCCGAACGGGGCGCACTTCACCGACTGCGCGCCCGACCACGGGCGGGACGAGGCGTTCCAGAAGCTGTACGCGAAGGCGGCGGGCGATCCGGACGGGTGGGCCGCGTTCCGCGACCGGTTCCTGTCCGGGGACGAGACCGCGTACCAGGACGCCGTCCGGGCCTGGCGGGAGGAGAAGTGA
- a CDS encoding CoA-transferase subunit beta, with product MSEATLTGATRAEVCAVACAELFRGDGEIVAAAVAGFVPMLGSRLARSTFEPDLLTTDGGPSLTADAVPLGAAADVVEGWLPFRDHLWLVLNGRRHVIMGPSQIDRFGNTNISCIGDWARPSRQLLGVRGGPGNTLLNPTSYWVPKHSARVFTEKVDMVSGVGTDRGAHELRAVVTNLAVLDFDTPDRRMRLRSVHPGVTVDDVVAATGFELAVPDGVPETRLPDAEELRIMREVLDPKGLREREVPS from the coding sequence ATGAGCGAGGCCACCCTGACCGGGGCGACGCGCGCCGAGGTGTGCGCGGTCGCCTGCGCGGAGCTGTTCCGCGGCGACGGGGAGATCGTGGCGGCGGCGGTCGCCGGGTTCGTGCCGATGCTGGGTTCCCGGCTGGCGCGCTCGACGTTCGAGCCGGACCTGCTGACGACCGACGGCGGCCCGTCGCTGACCGCCGACGCCGTCCCGCTGGGCGCGGCGGCGGACGTCGTCGAGGGCTGGCTGCCGTTCCGCGACCACCTGTGGCTGGTGCTGAACGGGCGCCGCCACGTGATCATGGGACCGAGCCAGATCGACCGGTTCGGCAACACGAACATCTCGTGTATCGGCGACTGGGCGCGCCCGTCCCGGCAGCTGCTCGGGGTGCGCGGCGGGCCGGGCAACACGCTGCTCAACCCGACGAGCTACTGGGTGCCCAAGCATTCGGCGCGCGTGTTCACCGAGAAGGTCGACATGGTCAGCGGCGTCGGCACGGACCGGGGCGCGCACGAGCTCCGCGCCGTGGTGACGAACCTGGCGGTGCTCGACTTCGACACCCCCGACCGGCGGATGCGGCTGCGGTCGGTGCACCCCGGCGTGACCGTCGACGACGTCGTCGCCGCCACCGGGTTCGAACTGGCCGTGCCGGACGGCGTCCCCGAGACGCGGCTCCCGGACGCCGAGGAGCTGCGCATCATGCGCGAGGTGCTCGACCCGAAGGGCCTGCGCGAGCGCGAGGTCCCGTCGTGA
- a CDS encoding SDR family oxidoreductase: MSLKLDLSGKTAVVTGGVRGVGAGISRAFLEAGADVVAVGRRDPETLPEAAGRAARFVSLDVRKQDAVEEFMNGLDRVDVLVNNAGGGPFLPLADGELRTHAKIIELNLTAPLLMARAAYPRMRERDTGGAVINIGSVSGVRPSPGTSAYGAAKAGLHSLTRSLAVEWAPHVRVNTLILGMIRTETAHLHYGDEEGIAAIGRTVPMGRLGTPDEVGGACVYLASDLASYVTGTEMLMHGGGERPAFLDAATVNKDGNTGANEKESR, from the coding sequence ATGTCACTGAAACTGGACCTGAGCGGGAAGACCGCGGTGGTCACCGGGGGCGTGCGCGGGGTGGGCGCCGGCATCAGCCGCGCCTTCCTGGAGGCGGGCGCCGACGTCGTCGCGGTCGGCCGGCGCGACCCGGAGACGCTCCCCGAGGCGGCCGGGCGAGCGGCCCGGTTCGTCTCGCTGGACGTCCGCAAGCAGGACGCCGTCGAGGAGTTCATGAACGGGCTCGACCGCGTCGACGTGCTCGTCAACAACGCGGGCGGCGGCCCCTTCCTGCCCCTGGCGGACGGTGAGCTGCGCACCCACGCCAAGATCATCGAACTGAACCTGACCGCGCCGCTGCTCATGGCGCGGGCCGCCTACCCGCGGATGCGGGAGCGGGACACCGGCGGCGCGGTCATCAACATCGGCAGCGTCAGCGGCGTCCGGCCCTCGCCCGGGACCTCCGCCTACGGCGCCGCGAAGGCCGGCCTGCACAGCCTCACCCGGTCCCTCGCGGTCGAGTGGGCGCCGCACGTCCGGGTCAACACGCTGATCCTCGGCATGATCCGCACCGAGACCGCGCACCTGCACTACGGCGACGAGGAGGGGATCGCGGCGATCGGGCGCACCGTCCCCATGGGCCGGCTCGGCACCCCCGACGAGGTCGGCGGCGCCTGCGTCTACCTGGCCTCCGACCTCGCCTCCTACGTCACCGGCACGGAAATGCTGATGCACGGCGGGGGAGAGCGTCCCGCCTTCCTGGACGCCGCCACCGTGAACAAGGACGGGAACACCGGCGCGAACGAGAAGGAGTCACGATGA
- a CDS encoding SDR family oxidoreductase has protein sequence MICKDRVVAVTGAGRGLGRAHALEFARQGALVVVNDLGVARDGSGDAAVGPAQEVVREIEALGGKAVASTDDIATDAGAAALVRTAAETFGRLDVLVNNAGFLRDRMLVNLSEDEWDAVMRVHLKGHFLPLKHAGLHWRAESKAGRPVDGRVINTSSGAGLLGSVGQGNYSAAKAGIVGLTLVASAELGRYGVTVNAIAPAARTRMTEEVFAQTMAAPAEGEFDAMAPENVSPLVVWLGSAASRDVTGRVFEAEGGKICVMDAFRHGPAADKGARWDPAEIGEVVTGLLARAAAPEPVYGAS, from the coding sequence ATGATCTGCAAGGACCGCGTCGTCGCCGTCACCGGGGCCGGCCGCGGCCTCGGCCGCGCGCACGCCCTCGAGTTCGCCCGGCAGGGCGCCCTCGTCGTCGTCAACGACCTCGGCGTCGCCCGCGACGGCAGCGGGGACGCCGCCGTCGGGCCCGCGCAGGAGGTCGTCCGGGAGATCGAGGCGCTGGGCGGGAAGGCCGTCGCCAGCACCGACGACATCGCCACCGACGCCGGCGCCGCCGCGCTCGTCCGCACCGCCGCCGAGACGTTCGGGCGGCTGGACGTCCTGGTCAACAACGCCGGCTTCCTGCGCGACCGGATGCTCGTCAACCTCTCCGAGGACGAGTGGGACGCGGTCATGCGCGTCCACCTCAAGGGGCACTTCCTGCCGCTCAAGCACGCGGGCCTGCACTGGCGCGCGGAGAGCAAGGCGGGCCGCCCCGTCGACGGCCGGGTGATCAACACCTCGTCCGGCGCCGGGCTGCTCGGCAGCGTCGGCCAGGGCAACTACTCGGCCGCCAAGGCCGGCATCGTCGGGCTCACCCTCGTCGCGTCCGCCGAACTGGGACGGTACGGGGTGACGGTCAACGCGATCGCGCCCGCCGCCCGCACCCGCATGACCGAGGAGGTCTTCGCGCAGACGATGGCCGCCCCCGCCGAGGGCGAGTTCGACGCGATGGCCCCGGAGAACGTGTCCCCGCTCGTGGTGTGGCTCGGATCGGCCGCGTCCCGCGACGTCACCGGCCGCGTCTTCGAGGCCGAGGGCGGCAAGATCTGCGTGATGGACGCCTTCCGGCACGGCCCCGCCGCCGACAAGGGCGCCCGCTGGGACCCGGCGGAGATCGGCGAGGTCGTCACCGGCCTCCTCGCGCGGGCCGCCGCGCCCGAACCCGTCTACGGCGCGTCCTGA
- the hrpA gene encoding ATP-dependent RNA helicase HrpA, translated as MRTPVRSPLADLRARLPELTTRDRSRLRRRIDGGEKIKDAGRRARVAEEIAAEVAAAERRVERRRAAVPAITYPAELPVSQKKDDILEAVRDNQVVIVAGETGSGKTTQIPKICLELGRGVLGSIGHTQPRRLAARTVADRIAEELGTELGDTVGYKVRFTDRSSDDTLVKLMTDGILLAEIQTDRLLRQYDTLIIDEAHERSLNIDFLLGYIREILPKRPDLKVIITSATIDPERFSRHFGDAPIVEVSGRTYPVEVRYRPVADPDDPSADPDRDQIQAIIDAVDELGREAPGDVLVFLSGEREIRDTAEALTKHLARQRGTSEVLPLYARLSAAEQHRVFQPHRGRRIVLSTNVAETSLTVPGIKYVVDPGTARISRYSHRLKVQRLPIEPVSQASANQRKGRCGRVSEGVCIRLYSEEDFESRPEFTDPEILRTNLASVILQMTALGLGDIAAFPFVEPPDRRNVKAGVDLLHELGAIDLAETDPRKRLTPLGRRLAQLPVDPRLARMVLEADRNGCVREVLVIAAALSIQDPRERPADQQQAADEKHRRFADPTSDFLAYLNLWNYLREQQKELSGSAFRRMCKNEFLHFLRVREWQDLHGQLKQVAKSLGVTLNTTDAAPDRVHVSLLSGLLSHIGLMDTPGRSEKAGRGDPSKRERPRRGHEYIGARGAKFAVFPGSALFKKPPRWVMSAELVETSRLWGRINARIEPEWIEPLAGHLVKRNYSEPHWSKKQAAVMAHEKVTLYGVPIVADRRVNYGSIDPALSRELFIRHALVEGDWETRHRFFHDNRALLDEVEELEHRARRRDILVDDETLFDFYDARIPEDVVSGRHFDSWWKKARRAEPDLLGFERSMLINDTAGGVSEADYPDVWKQGPLRLRLTYQFEPGADADGVTVHVPVQILNQVRPDGFEWQVPGLRGELVTELIRSLPKQLRVNFVPAPDYARKALDRVAPRSEPLLDALERELTAMTSVPVAREAWDRSRLPAHLRITFRVVDDRGRTLGEGTDLDELKRRLAGKVRGTLSKAASTVERTGLTDWTIAELPRTYERNQAGYDVKAYPALTDEGDSVAVRMFETEAEQRRAMWRGTRRLILLNAPSPVKLIQSRLTNQGKLALSHNPHGSTAALFDDCVTAAADRLIADAGGPAWDEDGFRALYDRVRADLHDATARIVAQVERILAEAHEADRRIRGTKSITLVPALADARGHLESLVRPGFVTATGWQRLPDLARYLRAVQVRLDKLPENPNRDRLLAGQVEALREEYRRTLQRLPPARREDEPVLHVRWMIEEFRVSLFAQQLGTRYPVSDKRIRKAMAQL; from the coding sequence ATGAGGACGCCTGTGAGATCGCCGCTCGCCGACCTGCGCGCGCGCCTGCCCGAACTGACGACGCGCGACCGGAGCAGGTTGCGCCGCCGCATCGACGGCGGTGAGAAGATCAAGGACGCCGGGCGGCGGGCGAGGGTCGCCGAGGAGATCGCCGCCGAGGTCGCCGCGGCCGAGCGCCGCGTCGAGCGGCGCCGCGCGGCCGTCCCGGCGATCACCTACCCGGCCGAGCTGCCCGTCTCGCAGAAGAAGGACGACATCCTCGAGGCGGTCCGCGACAACCAGGTCGTGATCGTCGCGGGGGAGACCGGGTCCGGCAAGACCACGCAGATCCCGAAGATCTGCCTGGAACTGGGCCGCGGCGTCCTCGGCTCGATCGGGCACACCCAGCCGCGCCGGCTGGCCGCCCGGACGGTCGCCGACCGCATCGCCGAGGAGCTCGGCACGGAGCTGGGCGACACCGTCGGGTACAAGGTGCGGTTCACCGACCGGTCCAGTGACGACACGCTCGTCAAGCTGATGACCGACGGCATCCTGCTCGCCGAGATCCAGACGGACCGGCTGCTGCGGCAGTACGACACGCTCATCATCGACGAGGCGCACGAGCGCAGCCTCAACATCGACTTCCTGCTCGGCTACATCCGGGAGATCCTGCCGAAGCGGCCCGACCTCAAGGTGATCATCACCTCCGCGACGATCGACCCGGAGCGGTTCTCCCGGCACTTCGGCGACGCCCCGATCGTGGAGGTGTCCGGCCGCACCTACCCGGTCGAGGTCCGGTACCGGCCGGTGGCCGACCCGGACGACCCGTCCGCCGACCCGGACCGGGACCAGATCCAGGCGATCATCGACGCGGTGGACGAGCTGGGCCGCGAGGCCCCCGGCGACGTGCTCGTCTTCCTCAGCGGCGAACGCGAGATCCGCGACACCGCGGAGGCGCTGACCAAGCACCTCGCGCGGCAGCGGGGGACGAGCGAGGTCCTGCCGCTGTACGCGCGCCTGTCCGCGGCCGAGCAGCACCGCGTGTTCCAGCCGCACCGCGGGCGCCGCATCGTCCTGTCCACGAACGTGGCCGAGACGTCGCTGACCGTCCCCGGCATCAAGTACGTCGTGGATCCGGGCACCGCGCGGATCTCCCGGTACAGCCACCGCCTGAAGGTGCAGCGGCTCCCGATCGAGCCGGTCTCGCAGGCGTCGGCGAACCAGCGCAAGGGCCGGTGCGGGCGCGTCTCCGAGGGCGTGTGCATCCGGCTGTACTCCGAGGAGGACTTCGAGTCCCGGCCCGAGTTCACCGACCCGGAGATCCTGCGCACCAACCTCGCGTCGGTCATCCTGCAGATGACGGCCCTCGGCCTCGGCGACATCGCCGCGTTCCCGTTCGTGGAGCCGCCGGACCGCCGCAACGTCAAGGCGGGCGTCGACCTCCTGCACGAGCTGGGCGCGATCGACCTGGCCGAGACCGACCCGCGCAAGCGCCTCACCCCGCTCGGCCGCCGCCTCGCGCAGCTCCCCGTCGACCCGCGGCTGGCCCGCATGGTGCTGGAGGCCGACCGCAACGGCTGCGTCCGCGAGGTCCTCGTCATCGCGGCCGCGCTGTCCATCCAGGACCCGCGCGAGCGGCCCGCCGACCAGCAGCAGGCCGCCGACGAGAAACACCGCCGGTTCGCCGACCCCACCTCCGACTTCCTCGCGTACCTGAACCTGTGGAACTACCTGCGCGAGCAGCAGAAGGAGCTGTCGGGCAGCGCGTTCCGGCGGATGTGCAAGAACGAGTTCCTGCACTTCCTGCGCGTCCGCGAATGGCAGGACCTGCACGGCCAGCTCAAGCAGGTCGCCAAGTCGCTGGGCGTGACGCTGAACACGACCGACGCCGCGCCCGACCGCGTCCACGTGTCGCTGCTGTCCGGCCTGCTGTCGCACATCGGGCTGATGGACACGCCCGGACGGTCCGAGAAGGCCGGGCGCGGCGACCCGTCCAAGCGCGAGAGGCCGCGGCGCGGGCACGAGTACATCGGGGCGCGCGGCGCGAAGTTCGCCGTGTTCCCCGGGTCGGCGCTGTTCAAGAAGCCGCCGCGCTGGGTGATGTCGGCCGAGCTGGTCGAGACGTCCCGGCTGTGGGGCCGGATCAACGCGAGGATCGAGCCCGAGTGGATCGAACCGCTCGCCGGGCACCTGGTCAAGCGCAACTACAGCGAGCCGCACTGGTCGAAGAAGCAGGCGGCCGTGATGGCGCACGAGAAGGTCACCCTCTACGGCGTCCCGATCGTCGCCGACCGGCGCGTCAACTACGGCTCGATCGATCCGGCGCTGTCCCGCGAGCTGTTCATCCGGCACGCGCTCGTCGAGGGCGACTGGGAGACCCGGCACAGGTTCTTCCACGACAACCGCGCCCTGCTGGACGAGGTCGAGGAGCTGGAGCACCGCGCCCGGCGCCGCGACATCCTCGTGGACGACGAGACCCTGTTCGACTTCTACGACGCCCGGATCCCCGAGGACGTCGTGTCCGGCCGGCACTTCGACTCCTGGTGGAAGAAGGCGCGCCGTGCCGAGCCCGACCTGCTCGGGTTCGAGCGGTCGATGCTCATCAACGACACCGCGGGCGGCGTCAGCGAGGCCGACTACCCGGACGTGTGGAAGCAGGGCCCGCTGCGGCTGCGGCTGACGTACCAGTTCGAGCCGGGCGCGGACGCCGACGGCGTGACCGTCCACGTCCCGGTGCAGATCCTCAACCAGGTCCGCCCGGACGGGTTCGAGTGGCAGGTCCCGGGATTGCGCGGCGAACTGGTCACCGAGCTGATCCGGTCGCTGCCCAAGCAGCTGCGGGTCAACTTCGTCCCCGCGCCCGACTACGCCCGCAAGGCACTCGACCGGGTCGCGCCGCGCAGCGAGCCGCTCCTGGACGCGCTGGAGCGCGAGCTGACGGCGATGACGAGCGTCCCGGTGGCGCGGGAGGCGTGGGACCGGTCGCGGCTGCCCGCCCACCTGCGGATCACGTTCCGGGTGGTGGACGACCGCGGCCGCACGCTCGGCGAGGGCACCGACCTGGACGAGCTGAAACGCCGGCTGGCGGGCAAGGTGCGGGGCACGCTGTCGAAGGCGGCGTCCACCGTCGAGCGGACCGGCCTCACCGACTGGACGATCGCCGAGCTGCCCCGCACCTACGAGCGCAACCAGGCCGGTTACGACGTCAAGGCCTATCCGGCGCTCACCGACGAGGGCGACAGCGTCGCCGTCCGCATGTTCGAGACGGAGGCCGAGCAGCGCCGCGCGATGTGGCGCGGCACCCGCCGCCTCATCCTGCTGAACGCGCCGTCCCCGGTGAAGCTCATCCAGAGCCGCCTCACCAACCAGGGGAAGCTGGCGCTCAGCCACAACCCGCACGGCTCCACCGCCGCGCTGTTCGACGACTGCGTCACCGCCGCGGCGGACCGCCTCATCGCCGACGCGGGCGGGCCCGCGTGGGACGAGGACGGGTTCCGCGCCCTGTACGACCGGGTCCGCGCGGACCTGCACGACGCGACGGCCCGGATCGTCGCGCAGGTCGAGCGGATCCTGGCGGAGGCGCACGAGGCCGACCGGCGCATCCGGGGGACGAAGAGCATCACGCTCGTCCCGGCGCTGGCCGACGCGCGCGGCCACCTGGAGTCGCTCGTCCGGCCGGGGTTCGTCACCGCGACGGGCTGGCAGCGGCTGCCCGACCTGGCCCGTTACCTGCGCGCCGTCCAGGTCCGGCTGGACAAGCTCCCCGAGAACCCGAACCGCGACCGGCTGCTCGCCGGGCAGGTCGAGGCGCTGCGGGAGGAGTACCGGCGCACGCTCCAGCGGCTCCCGCCGGCGCGCCGCGAGGACGAGCCGGTGCTGCACGTCCGGTGGATGATCGAGGAGTTCCGGGTGAGCCTGTTCGCCCAGCAGCTCGGGACGCGTTACCCGGTCTCCGACAAGCGCATCCGGAAGGCCATGGCCCAGCTGTGA
- the pip gene encoding prolyl aminopeptidase, whose amino-acid sequence MGLREFYPAVRPHEAGFLDVEDGQEIHWEVCGNPGGKPAVFLHGGPGGGILPDHRRFFDPSAYRIVLFDQRGCGRSRPHAGDPSVSLERNTTPHLIADMERLRAHLGIDRWLVFGGSWGSTLALAYAQAHPGRVTEMVLRGVYLVRPADEAWAFAPGGASQLFPAEWAAFRDAIPPAERDDLVAAYGRRIRHPDPAVRTPAARAWIAWELAANTLLPVAPPELDDASVLAFARITHHYISSGGFLPSEGLLAGVDRLRHLPAVIVNGRYDVKTPPDQAWELHRAWPEAEFHIVEDAGHGGSEPGVRHRLIEATDAFRP is encoded by the coding sequence ATGGGTTTGCGCGAGTTCTACCCGGCGGTCCGCCCGCACGAGGCCGGGTTCCTCGACGTCGAGGACGGGCAGGAGATCCACTGGGAGGTCTGCGGGAACCCCGGCGGCAAGCCGGCGGTCTTCCTGCACGGCGGGCCGGGCGGCGGGATCCTGCCGGACCACCGGCGGTTCTTCGACCCGTCCGCCTACCGGATCGTGCTGTTCGACCAGCGCGGCTGCGGGCGCAGCCGTCCGCACGCCGGCGACCCGTCCGTCTCGCTCGAGCGCAACACGACCCCGCACCTGATCGCGGACATGGAGCGGCTCCGCGCGCATCTCGGCATCGACCGCTGGCTGGTCTTCGGCGGCAGCTGGGGCAGCACACTCGCGCTCGCCTACGCGCAGGCGCACCCCGGCCGCGTCACCGAGATGGTGCTGCGCGGCGTCTATCTCGTCCGCCCGGCGGACGAGGCGTGGGCGTTCGCCCCCGGCGGCGCGTCGCAGCTGTTCCCCGCCGAGTGGGCGGCGTTCCGGGACGCGATCCCGCCCGCCGAGCGGGACGACCTCGTCGCCGCCTACGGGCGGCGCATCCGCCATCCGGACCCGGCCGTCCGGACCCCCGCTGCCCGCGCGTGGATCGCCTGGGAACTGGCGGCGAACACCCTGCTGCCCGTGGCGCCGCCGGAGCTGGACGACGCGTCCGTCCTGGCGTTCGCCCGCATCACCCACCACTACATCTCGTCCGGCGGATTCCTGCCGTCCGAGGGGCTCCTGGCGGGCGTCGACCGGCTCCGGCATCTCCCGGCCGTCATCGTGAACGGCCGCTACGACGTGAAGACACCGCCCGACCAGGCGTGGGAGCTGCACCGCGCGTGGCCCGAGGCGGAGTTCCACATCGTGGAGGACGCGGGCCACGGCGGGTCCGAACCGGGCGTGCGGCACCGGCTGATCGAGGCGACCGACGCCTTCCGGCCCTGA
- a CDS encoding enoyl-CoA hydratase family protein, whose product MGVSTTTRDGVAEIVVDAPPVNALTVAGWHELADAVLAAGRDPQVGAVVLRAEGRGFNAGVDIKEMQSTEGHAALVGANRGCYAAFAAVYDCEVPVIAAVHGFCLGGGIGLAGNADIVIASEDAYFGLPEVDRGALGAATHLARLVPQHLMRAMVYTCRNVTADELHRHGSVLEVVPPDGLRAAALEVAANIAAKDRYVIRRAKESLNGIDPVDVKRSYRFEQGLTFELNLVGAGDEHRDAFVAKGAK is encoded by the coding sequence ATGGGAGTCTCCACCACGACCCGGGACGGGGTCGCCGAGATCGTCGTGGACGCCCCGCCGGTCAACGCGCTGACCGTCGCGGGCTGGCACGAGCTGGCGGACGCGGTGCTGGCGGCCGGACGGGACCCGCAGGTGGGGGCCGTCGTGCTCCGCGCCGAGGGCCGCGGCTTCAACGCGGGCGTCGACATCAAGGAGATGCAGTCCACCGAGGGGCACGCCGCGCTGGTGGGCGCCAACCGGGGCTGCTACGCGGCGTTCGCGGCCGTCTACGACTGCGAGGTTCCGGTGATCGCCGCGGTGCACGGCTTCTGCCTGGGCGGCGGGATCGGGCTCGCCGGCAACGCCGACATCGTGATCGCCTCCGAGGACGCCTACTTCGGCCTTCCGGAGGTGGACCGGGGCGCGCTCGGCGCCGCGACCCACCTGGCGCGGCTCGTCCCTCAGCACCTGATGCGCGCGATGGTCTACACGTGCCGCAACGTCACGGCGGACGAACTGCACCGGCACGGGTCGGTGCTGGAGGTCGTCCCGCCGGACGGGCTGCGCGCCGCGGCGCTCGAGGTCGCCGCGAACATCGCCGCCAAGGACCGGTACGTCATCCGGCGCGCGAAGGAGTCGCTGAACGGCATCGACCCGGTCGACGTCAAGCGCAGCTACCGCTTCGAGCAGGGACTGACCTTCGAGCTGAACCTGGTCGGCGCGGGCGACGAGCACCGCGACGCCTTCGTGGCCAAGGGGGCGAAATGA
- a CDS encoding AraC family transcriptional regulator, with product MDLLDDLLAGVRARGALFCRSVARPPWAVRFEAPAPLSLGTMLRGVGWITRGDGEPVRIGEGDIVLIRGGAPIVAGDRADAEPEIVVLDADRCYATDGGPATAGHNFRLGPRTYGLVPDGSDLFVTAEYPMRGDVSERLLEALPEVALVPARPEFAPLLELLDVEVAREEPGQQIILDRMLDMLLVRALRAWFARPDAEPPAGYRALGDPHVGRALRLLHDSPARPWTVAELAAEAGQSRAVFARRFTELVGRPPLAYLTEWRMTLAADLLREPGATVASVARRVGYADGFAFSNAYKRVRGAAPSSVLRGAANA from the coding sequence ATGGACCTCCTGGACGATCTGCTGGCGGGCGTGCGGGCGCGCGGGGCCCTGTTCTGCCGCTCGGTGGCGCGGCCGCCGTGGGCGGTGCGGTTCGAGGCGCCCGCACCGCTGTCGCTCGGCACGATGCTGCGGGGCGTCGGCTGGATCACCCGCGGCGACGGGGAGCCGGTGCGGATCGGGGAGGGCGACATCGTGCTGATCCGGGGCGGCGCGCCGATCGTCGCCGGGGACCGCGCGGACGCCGAGCCGGAGATCGTGGTGCTGGACGCCGACCGCTGCTACGCGACCGACGGGGGCCCGGCGACGGCGGGCCACAACTTCCGGCTGGGGCCGCGCACCTACGGGCTCGTCCCGGACGGGTCGGACCTGTTCGTCACCGCCGAGTACCCGATGCGCGGCGACGTGTCGGAGCGGCTGCTGGAGGCGCTGCCCGAGGTGGCGCTCGTCCCGGCGCGGCCGGAGTTCGCGCCGCTGCTGGAGCTGCTGGACGTCGAGGTCGCCCGGGAGGAGCCGGGGCAGCAGATCATCCTGGACCGCATGCTCGACATGCTGCTGGTCCGGGCGCTGCGGGCCTGGTTCGCGCGGCCGGACGCCGAACCGCCCGCCGGCTACCGGGCGCTCGGCGACCCGCACGTCGGGCGGGCGCTGCGGCTGCTGCACGACAGCCCGGCGCGGCCGTGGACGGTGGCGGAGCTGGCGGCCGAGGCGGGCCAGTCGCGGGCGGTGTTCGCGCGCCGGTTCACCGAGCTGGTCGGCCGCCCGCCGCTGGCCTACCTCACCGAGTGGCGGATGACGCTGGCCGCCGACCTGCTGCGCGAGCCCGGCGCGACGGTCGCGTCCGTGGCGCGCCGCGTCGGGTACGCCGACGGGTTCGCGTTCAGCAACGCCTACAAGCGGGTTCGCGGCGCCGCGCCGAGCAGCGTGCTGCGCGGCGCCGCGAACGCCTGA
- a CDS encoding NAD(P)H-binding protein, with the protein MTDSPILVLGARGKTGRRVTARLTDRGVPVRAASRTTGTRFEWADRSTWRPALDGAGAVYLVPMNESVDQDTVAEFAREAVAAGVRRLVLLAARGVDGAPQPAQEPAERAVRESGAEWTILRPSWFAQNFSEDFFREPVLAGELALPTGEGREAFVDAGDIADVAVAALTGDGHAGEIYEISGPEPLPFRTAARMIGEATGREIRYTPLEVPEFVGLLGTQGVPAAVAEMLAGLLADIRDGSGDRVSDGVRRALGRDPRPFAEYVKEAAAAGAWAPGQRGR; encoded by the coding sequence ATGACCGATTCACCGATTCTCGTGCTCGGCGCCCGCGGCAAGACCGGCCGCCGCGTCACCGCACGCCTCACCGACCGCGGCGTCCCCGTGCGCGCCGCGTCCCGCACGACCGGGACCCGCTTCGAGTGGGCCGACCGCTCCACCTGGCGGCCCGCACTGGACGGCGCGGGCGCCGTCTACCTCGTCCCGATGAACGAGAGCGTCGACCAGGACACCGTCGCGGAGTTCGCGCGCGAAGCCGTCGCGGCGGGCGTCCGGCGGCTCGTGCTGCTCGCGGCGCGGGGCGTCGACGGCGCCCCGCAGCCCGCGCAGGAGCCCGCCGAACGCGCCGTCCGCGAGTCCGGGGCGGAATGGACGATCCTGCGCCCGTCCTGGTTCGCGCAGAACTTCAGCGAGGACTTCTTCCGCGAGCCCGTGCTGGCGGGCGAGCTGGCGCTGCCCACCGGCGAGGGACGCGAGGCGTTCGTGGACGCCGGGGACATCGCCGACGTCGCCGTCGCCGCGCTCACCGGAGACGGGCACGCCGGGGAGATCTACGAGATCTCCGGCCCGGAACCGCTGCCGTTCCGCACCGCCGCCCGGATGATCGGGGAGGCGACCGGCCGGGAGATCCGGTACACGCCGCTGGAGGTGCCGGAGTTCGTCGGTCTCCTGGGGACGCAGGGGGTGCCGGCCGCGGTCGCCGAGATGCTGGCGGGCCTGCTGGCCGACATCCGCGACGGCTCGGGCGACCGGGTGAGCGACGGCGTCCGCCGCGCGCTCGGCCGGGACCCGCGCCCGTTCGCCGAGTACGTGAAGGAGGCCGCGGCCGCCGGGGCCTGGGCGCCCGGTCAGCGAGGCCGGTAG